One region of Corvus cornix cornix isolate S_Up_H32 chromosome 14, ASM73873v5, whole genome shotgun sequence genomic DNA includes:
- the UBE2I gene encoding SUMO-conjugating enzyme UBC9 — protein sequence MSGIALSRLAQERKAWRKDHPFGFVAVPTKNPDGTMNLMNWECAIPGKKGTPWEGGLFKLRMLFKDDYPSSPPKCKFEPPLFHPNVYPSGTVCLSILEEDKDWRPAITIKQILLGIQELLNEPNIQDPAQAEAYTIYCQNRVEYEKRVRAQAKKFAPS from the exons ATGTCTGGCATAGCTCTTAGCAGACTtgcacaggagagaaaagcctggagaaaagatCATCCATTT GGATTTGTAGCAGTACCTACAAAAAATCCAGATGGCACAATGAATCTAATGAACTGGGAGTGTGCTATTCCAGGAAAGAAAGGG ACACCGTGGGAAGGAGGCTTATTTAAACTACGGATGCTTTTCAAGGATGACTACCCTTCTTCACCCCCAAAAT GTAAATTTGAACCACCATTATTCCACCCAAACGTGTATCCTTCAGGCACCGTGTGTCTCTCCATCTTAGAGGAGGATAAAGACTGGCGGCCAGCAATCACAATTAAACAG ATCTTGTTAGGAATACAAGAACTTCTAAATGAACCAAATATTCAAGACCCAGCTCAAGCAGAGGCTTACACAATTTACTG ccAAAACAGAGTGGAATATGAAAAGAGGGTTCGAGCACAAGCCAAGAAGTTTGCACCATCATAA